Genomic segment of Gloeocapsa sp. PCC 7428:
TTATCGGTTTTTTGATTTAGAAACTTATAAAAATTGGTATGGAACTGAACGCAGCGATCGCCAAATTGCCGCGAAGGCAGTGTATGGCTTACCCGAACTGTACCGCGATCGCATTGCTGATAGCCAACTCATCGGCTGTCCTGGATGCTATCCTACCGCGAGTTTACTAGCACTTGCTCCTCTACTCAAGCAAGGGTTAATTGTTCCTGAAACGGCGATTATTGACGCAAAATCGGGGACTTCGGGCGGCGGACGTCAAGCAAAAACAGGGTTATTACTTGCTGAAGCCGATAATTCGTTAGCAGCCTACGGTGTCGCGCGCCACCGCCATATTCCAGAAATCGAGCAAATTTGCAGTGATTTAGCTGGTCATGAAGTGATGGTACAGTTTACCCCGCATTTGATTCCGATGGTACGCGGCATTTTGGCAACAGTGTACGCAACGTTACGCGACCCTGGGTTAGTCCGCGACGACTTGATTACAATTTTCAAAGCCTTTTATCGTAATTGTCCTTGGGTCACGATCTGCAATAGCGGCGTATATCCACAAACGAAATGGGCGTGTGGCAGCAATTTATGCTACATCGGCATCGAAGTTGACCAACGCACAGGTAGAGCGATCGTCATGTCCGCGATTGATAACTTAATCAAAGGTCAAGCAGGTCAAGCAATTCAGTGCTTAAACATTATGATGGGCTGGGAAGAAACGCTAGGATTACCAAGACTAGCATTTTATCCTTAAAGAAGGGTGAGAGGTGAGGGGTGAGAGGCTAAGAGAACATCATATGATTTCTCTCCTGCTCCTTGTCTCCCCTGCTCCCCTGCTCTTATTTCGGTCCCATACCCACTGCACCTGCATAAACGGCGCGATCGCCAAGTTCATCTTCAATACGGAGAAGTCGGTTATATTTTGCAACGCGTTCGCTGCGACAGAGTGAACCTGTTTTAATTTGACCGGCGCGGGTTGCGACAGCTAAATCGGCGATCATCGTATCCTCAGTTTCTCCGGAACGATGACTAATCACAGATCGCAAGCCATTGCGCGTCGCTAAATCAATTGTTTCCAAAGTTTCAGTCAGCGAACCAATTTGATTGAGTTTAATCAAAATCGCGTTACCAGCTTTTTGTTCAATACCCTTTTGTAAGCGCGTGGGATTCGTCACAAATAAATCATCGCCGACTAACTGAATGCGATCGCCTATTTTCTGTGTCAACAATTGCCAATGTTGCCAATCGTCTTCGTGTAAGCCATCTTCAATCGATACAATCGGGTATTGCGCGGCTAATTCAGCAAGATAATCAACTAACTCTGTCGGTGTATGAACTGCGCCGTCGTAAACGTATTGACCATCTTTGTAGAACTCACTTGCAGCCACATCAAGCGCTAAAGCAACTTCTTCGCCAGGTTTGTAACCTGCTTTTTCAATCGCCGCTACCAATAATTCCAGCGCTACCTGATTCGACTCTAAGTTAGGTGCAAAGCCCCCTTCATCACCGACACCTGTGAGTAAACCCTTATCGTCTAAAACTTTGCTCAACGTCGCAAACACTTCAGCCCCCCAGCGCAAGGCTTCCCGAAAAGAAGGCGCACCAACTGGCACAATCATAAATTCTTGAAAATCGACGTTATTAGCCGCGTGCGCACCACCGTTAATCACGTTCATTAGGGGAACGGGGAGTAAATTAGCTAAAGGACCTCCTAAATAACGATACAACGGCAATCCCAAAGACTCAGCACCTGCTTTAGCAGTTGCAAGCGACACAGCGAGGATTGCATTCGCACCAAGATTCGCTTTATTTGGCGATCCATCCAAGGAGATCATCGTGCGATCGATAACTTCTTGGTTCAAGGCGTCCAAATCCATTAACTCTGGGGTAATTTTCTCCTTCACATTTTCAACAGCTTTCAGTACCCCTTTACCGCCATAGCGGCTTTTATCATCATCGCGTAGTTCATGAGCTTCAAAAGTTCCCGTTGAAGCGCCACTAGGAACTTGCGCAATTCCAACAACACCACTGATCAAGCGAACTTCAGCTTCTATTGTCGGACGTCCCCGCGAATCAAGAATTTCGCGGGCAGTAATATTTTCGATTGCAGTTTCTAACGTGTCAATCATCCTCTCTGGCACCTCAAGTTAATTATGGGTAATGGGTAATGGCTCCAAGATTTCAATAACCAATTTCAATCACCAATGACCAATTACCAACTTTGTCAATTTATTGATGCTACGGTCAAGTTTGATAGTTAGGATAGGGGTTTAGATCACTTTTTCGGGTTGAGCGATCGGACTCTTGTCATAAGTTCTATCCTCCTAGCTTACGCCGCACTCGTTGCATCACTCCTCTAGACGTGCTTGCTGCGCTCTTTACAATGAAAAAAGGACATCAGGAGTTTGTCATGAGATTACTACACACAATGTTACGCGTTGGTAACTTGGAAGAATCGTTGAAATTCTACTGTGATATTTTAGGCATGAAACTGCTGCGGAAAAAAGATTATCCTGGCGGCGAGTTTACGTTAGCATTTGTCGGGTACGGCGATGAGTCAGATCATACCGTCTTGGAACTGACATATAACTGGGGTACGGATAAATATGACTTAGGTGATGCTTATGGTCATATTGCCATTGGTGTTGATGATATTTATGGCACTTGCGAGGAAATCAAAGCCCGTGGCGGTAAAGTTGTCCGCGAACCTGGACCGATGAAACACGGCTCGACAGTGATTGCTTTTGTAGAAGATCCCAACGGGTATAAAGTCGAACTTATTCAACTGGGTACTCAAGGAACTACAGAACAAAAGGCAGAACAACCACAGTTAGTATCTCAGTAGTACTTCACGATGCCAAAGTGGTGGACTGCTTGGTACTGGTTAACTGGAATGACAAGTTGGGGAGTGTTGAGCCAAACTGTACCAGTTAGCGCCAACTCTGTGCCGCTGGTACAGACACAAATCCGATGTGCGGTTGCTAGTTGTCAGGAGATTTCACCTGAAAGGGCAAATCAAAGAGAAGCCTCGATGACACGCATCCCTGCTGTGAGTGAGTTAGTTGATGAAATAGCACCAAGCGATTGGGAAGTGCAAGCGATGCTTTCGCTGGCTTCGCGCTATGGTGTTCTAGTTGGGTTGAGCGATCGCACTTTTCGCGGCGATCGCCCACTTTCGCGTTATGAATTGGCGGCAGCACTTAATCAAGTTCTCAATCAAGTCAATACACTCATCGCCAGCAAAGCGATGCAAGTAAGTAAAGAAGATTTGATAACCCTACAACGGTTGCAAAGAGAATACAATTCGGTATTACAAGAAACGCACACTCGGCTTGAAACGATCCAGAGTCGCACAAACCTCTTA
This window contains:
- the argC gene encoding N-acetyl-gamma-glutamyl-phosphate reductase, with amino-acid sequence MGDMGRVSVGIVGASGYGGVQLVRLLQDHPKVELAYLGGESSAGKTFADLYPHLAHQVDLAIEPVEASTIAARCQVVFLSLPNGLACQITPTLIEKGLMVLDLSADYRFFDLETYKNWYGTERSDRQIAAKAVYGLPELYRDRIADSQLIGCPGCYPTASLLALAPLLKQGLIVPETAIIDAKSGTSGGGRQAKTGLLLAEADNSLAAYGVARHRHIPEIEQICSDLAGHEVMVQFTPHLIPMVRGILATVYATLRDPGLVRDDLITIFKAFYRNCPWVTICNSGVYPQTKWACGSNLCYIGIEVDQRTGRAIVMSAIDNLIKGQAGQAIQCLNIMMGWEETLGLPRLAFYP
- the eno gene encoding phosphopyruvate hydratase produces the protein MIDTLETAIENITAREILDSRGRPTIEAEVRLISGVVGIAQVPSGASTGTFEAHELRDDDKSRYGGKGVLKAVENVKEKITPELMDLDALNQEVIDRTMISLDGSPNKANLGANAILAVSLATAKAGAESLGLPLYRYLGGPLANLLPVPLMNVINGGAHAANNVDFQEFMIVPVGAPSFREALRWGAEVFATLSKVLDDKGLLTGVGDEGGFAPNLESNQVALELLVAAIEKAGYKPGEEVALALDVAASEFYKDGQYVYDGAVHTPTELVDYLAELAAQYPIVSIEDGLHEDDWQHWQLLTQKIGDRIQLVGDDLFVTNPTRLQKGIEQKAGNAILIKLNQIGSLTETLETIDLATRNGLRSVISHRSGETEDTMIADLAVATRAGQIKTGSLCRSERVAKYNRLLRIEDELGDRAVYAGAVGMGPK
- the gloA gene encoding lactoylglutathione lyase; this encodes MRLLHTMLRVGNLEESLKFYCDILGMKLLRKKDYPGGEFTLAFVGYGDESDHTVLELTYNWGTDKYDLGDAYGHIAIGVDDIYGTCEEIKARGGKVVREPGPMKHGSTVIAFVEDPNGYKVELIQLGTQGTTEQKAEQPQLVSQ